The Vicia villosa cultivar HV-30 ecotype Madison, WI unplaced genomic scaffold, Vvil1.0 ctg.001121F_1_1, whole genome shotgun sequence genome segment tttcaaaaatgaacttccgaaacacccctgcgaaaaagttttctgcaacttccatgtcAGACCTCAAAAACCAACATTAAAACAACTtgtaatgcttctaaacaacctaaatactactaacaacctacccctatatcatttttgcaatttctaaaaaccctaacatgcatttgaattatGGATCTAAGGActataaaacttacaaattgaaggtgattggagggcttttgaatgtagtatagcaagtagatggagcctttgatgcAACCTTGAAAGTGGGTTTGCAGAAAATCTTAGAGGGGTTGAGTTTGATATtggtttagggtaaatgatttgggggagggggttgttttgctaaatctgcaaaacgcgcagtatttcggaaatgcacttccgaaatgctgttttcggaaatgcattttcgaaataagacaaattttgaagaaaaaaaggcacttttggagatgcatctccgaaaacagcattttcttgcatttcagaaatgcatttccgaagtaaggggTATATTTGGTTTTTCGCCAGAAGTGACCAAGAAAgttgggaggtgggtaaagaaatttccttcatATTTTTCACTCTAAGAAGGTGTCTAATATAGTTGCCCAATTAGGTAAAACAACTTCCATCAGAATCATGGTTTTCTCTTAGGGTAATACTAACTTGTGCCTCAAAGACACAAGTTAATAAACCCATAAATAGAAATTTTttgcattaaaaataataataaaattattaattataaacttgataaattacacaatttccaaaaaaaatttattatatttatctcTTAACTTGCCCCCTTGGACACAATTTAGCATTACCCTTTCTCTTATTAAATTACACAGTTCAACTaaacttaaatttaaattatcCAGTATCGAGTTGAAGGAGAGGAAGCAGTTAAGAGAGAGCAAACAAAAGTGATGGGGAAAACATGGAATTCAGAAATTCATTAGAAACTTCATACATATACACAGACAAACCAAGTTGTCAATAACATCATTTGATCTCATTAGTATCTAAATATAATTAGTTAGCAGGAGCCAACATATTTTTTCTGTCCTGTATTCTATCCATCAAATATTGTGGATCAATGAGATTCTCTTCTGTTTTCATTACAATAATTTTTTCTTCCCAAAACCTAACACAGAAAATTGACCTGTGGATTGTCATATGCTAGCTACCAATAGTCTCCACATGAGCAAGTCCCTTCATTAAAATGGTGAAACCGATTCGCGTCCCGAACAATTATGGACCTGCTCATGATATCTGATACCATTTTACAAAATGTGTGACAATCACCACAGACTCTAAGATTTTTAGAGATCCTGATGGGATCACCTATTGGAATGGCAATTAAACCAAATGCAATAGCAAGCTTTTCGCTATGCGTATACAACATTTCTTTCTTAACTTCCTCCTCAACATCTTGCAACACAAATTCTGTATCAGGTACATAACCAGCAATCTCCAACTTCTTAATTACACTCATCAATGTTTCATATATCTCGTTTGATTGAGGATGAGATCTATCCCCAACACTAAACTGATAGGTTTTGTTATCCACTTCAATCCATGTCCATCCCGGAACTTTTTTCAGCTTCTTCTGCGTCATCATATCCCTAAACTCTGCCACTTTCTCAAATTTACCGGCTTTTGCGTAAATATTAGACAGTAATACATAGTGCCCTGGATTTTGGGGCTGTAGTTCAAGTAGAGAATTAGCTGCTTTTTCTGCCAACTCCATGTTCCCGTGAATTCTACATGCACCAAGCAAAGCACTCCACAGTCTCTCATCTTTCTCAACAGCCATTTTCTCGATCAATTTTACTGCCTCGTCTAGCCTCCCGGCACGTCCGAGAAGATCAACCAGACAAGTATAATGTTTGACATCAGGTCTAACTGCATAATCTTCCCACATTGAATCAAAGAAGCGAATACCCTCTTCAGTCAATCCTGCATGACTACAAGCATATAAGAGGGAGACAAAGGTGATCCTATTCGGCGAAATTCCACAGCTCAACATCATGTGAAATAATTCAAGAGCTTCCTTCCCTTTCCCATGATATCCATAGGCAGCAATCATCGCACTCCACGAAATAACATTTTTCTCTTTCATCCTATCGAAAACCTCTCTCGCAGACTCAACACATCCACACTTGGCATACATATCAATCATCGCAGTCCCTAATATCACATCCAAAGACAAACCATTCCTACAAATATACTCATTAACAAACCTAGCCCTATGCATAGCTCCCAATTTCGCACACGCGTTCACAACAGTCACCATAGCAATCTTATCCGGAACAAAACCTTCTTCCCTCATCCGATCAAACAAAACCAACGACTCATAAGCATCACAATCCGCATAAGCCCCAATCATAACCGTCCAAGTCACGAGATCCTTACTAACCATTACATCAAACAACTTCCGAGCATCCTCAATCACCGCACACTTAGCATACATATCCACAAGCGTAGCACAAACAAAATGATCCAACTGGAACCCATGTTTCAACACAACATCATGGATCATTTGACCCATTTGAAAATCCTTTTTGTCCCTACAAGTTCTTATCACGAAAGGCAAACTGTAGTTATCGGGTGTAACGCCGCTTCTGAGAATCTCCCTAAAGGTTGCATAGCAATTTGAATAGTCGCCAACCTTGGCGAATCCACCAACCATTACACTCCATGTTGTTGGGTCTCTCATTGTCATTTCATCAAACAGTTGATGTGCATCATTAATGGACTTATGTTGAACATAGAAGTAAAGAAGCTTGTTTGCAAGAATGAGATCATTGAATGTTCCATTGATTAACACATTTGCGTGAACTTGTCTGATATGAAAAACGTTTCTGCAGGTATATAGAAGACGAATGCAAGATTCGGTTACCATTGAAAATGAGAGTAAATTTGCAGGTGCATGCTAGTTTTAATGATTTTTCGTCATTACTAACCAAACAGAAGGGTCGGAAGGAACGGAGTCAAAACAACTTCCGAGTTTGCATATGAAGTTCAGAACTTCAGATGTCTTTAAACACAAAGCATGAGTTCGTAATTATCAGTCAtaggtgtttttgtttttttttttgttgttgtcggATCTCACATTTCAAATTTGTCATTTAGACTAGTTTGCAATATGACGTTCAAATTTATATTGATTAaagaatttataaaatttaatatttatatttagagagaaatataaaatttattaaattattcttgTTGTAATTcaattaactattttttatttaaaaaatcttaaTTAAATGAAAAGTAAATTATTAATTGTTCCTGA includes the following:
- the LOC131633367 gene encoding pentatricopeptide repeat-containing protein At2g03880, mitochondrial-like isoform X1, which gives rise to MVTESCIRLLYTCRNVFHIRQVHANVLINGTFNDLILANKLLYFYVQHKSINDAHQLFDEMTMRDPTTWSVMVGGFAKVGDYSNCYATFREILRSGVTPDNYSLPFVIRTCRDKKDFQMGQMIHDVVLKHGFQLDHFVCATLVDMYAKCAVIEDARKLFDVMVSKDLVTWTVMIGAYADCDAYESLVLFDRMREEGFVPDKIAMVTVVNACAKLGAMHRARFVNEYICRNGLSLDVILGTAMIDMYAKCGCVESAREVFDRMKEKNVISWSAMIAAYGYHGKGKEALELFHMMLSCGISPNRITFVSLLYACSHAGLTEEGIRFFDSMWEDYAVRPDVKHYTCLVDLLGRAGRLDEAVKLIEKMAVEKDERLWSALLGACRIHGNMELAEKAANSLLELQPQNPGHYVLLSNIYAKAGKFEKVAEFRDMMTQKKLKKVPGWTWIEVDNKTYQFSVGDRSHPQSNEIYETLMSVIKKLEIAGYVPDTEFVLQDVEEEVKKEMLYTHSEKLAIAFGLIAIPIGDPIRISKNLRVCGDCHTFCKMVSDIMSRSIIVRDANRFHHFNEGTCSCGDYW
- the LOC131633367 gene encoding pentatricopeptide repeat-containing protein At2g33760-like isoform X2, which gives rise to MTMRDPTTWSVMVGGFAKVGDYSNCYATFREILRSGVTPDNYSLPFVIRTCRDKKDFQMGQMIHDVVLKHGFQLDHFVCATLVDMYAKCAVIEDARKLFDVMVSKDLVTWTVMIGAYADCDAYESLVLFDRMREEGFVPDKIAMVTVVNACAKLGAMHRARFVNEYICRNGLSLDVILGTAMIDMYAKCGCVESAREVFDRMKEKNVISWSAMIAAYGYHGKGKEALELFHMMLSCGISPNRITFVSLLYACSHAGLTEEGIRFFDSMWEDYAVRPDVKHYTCLVDLLGRAGRLDEAVKLIEKMAVEKDERLWSALLGACRIHGNMELAEKAANSLLELQPQNPGHYVLLSNIYAKAGKFEKVAEFRDMMTQKKLKKVPGWTWIEVDNKTYQFSVGDRSHPQSNEIYETLMSVIKKLEIAGYVPDTEFVLQDVEEEVKKEMLYTHSEKLAIAFGLIAIPIGDPIRISKNLRVCGDCHTFCKMVSDIMSRSIIVRDANRFHHFNEGTCSCGDYW